In Xenorhabdus poinarii G6, the following are encoded in one genomic region:
- the relA gene encoding GTP diphosphokinase, which yields MVAVRSAHLTPAGEFAVDKWIASLNITNPKTREKLVKTWRYCHEKVQNHPDAGRLLWRGVEMVEILSTLSMDSDSMRAALLFPLLNARLLDSETVTETFGKAITDLGNGVLEMDAIRQLKATHTDATCSVQVDNVRRMLLAMVEDFRCVIIKLAERIAHLREVKDASEDERVLAAKECSNIYAPLANRLGIGQLKWELEDFCFRYLHPDEYKKIAKLLHERRIDREQYIETFVTTLRNSMLQEGINAEIYGRPKHIYSIWRKMQKKSLSFDELFDVRAVRIVVERLQDCYAALGIVHTHYRHLPDEFDDYVANPKPNGYQSIHTVVLGPHGKTLEIQIRTRQMHDDAELGVAAHWKYKEGTAAGGGKSSSYESRIAWLRKLIAWQEEMADTGEMLDEVRSQVFDDRVYVFTPKGDVIDLPIGSTPLDFAYHIHSDVGHRCIGAKIGGRIVPFSYQLQMGDQIEIITQKQPNPSRDWLNPNLGYVTTSRGRAKIHNWFRKQDRDKNILAGRQMLENELTHLGITLKEAEKELIARYNVHSLEEVLAGIGVGDIRIHQLTNFLQNKFNKTTAEEEDREALRNLENKAYTPRNISRDNGRVVVEGVGNLMHHIARCCQPIPGDEIIGFITRGRGISIHRADCDQLAELEASSPERIVDAVWGESYSSGYSLVVRVLANDRSGLLRDITTILANEKVNVLGVSSRSDVKQQLATIDMDIEIYNLQVLGRVLAKLNQLPDVIEARRLHGH from the coding sequence ATGGTTGCGGTAAGAAGTGCGCATCTCACACCGGCAGGTGAATTTGCTGTCGATAAATGGATTGCGAGTTTAAACATCACTAACCCAAAAACCCGTGAGAAACTGGTTAAAACCTGGCGATATTGTCACGAAAAAGTCCAAAATCACCCGGATGCAGGCCGGTTGTTATGGCGTGGTGTGGAAATGGTGGAGATTCTGTCTACATTAAGCATGGATAGTGACAGTATGCGCGCTGCACTGCTTTTTCCTCTCCTGAATGCCAGGTTACTCGACAGTGAAACCGTAACAGAAACCTTTGGCAAAGCGATCACGGATTTGGGGAATGGGGTGTTGGAAATGGACGCCATTCGTCAACTGAAAGCGACTCACACGGACGCGACTTGTTCAGTTCAGGTGGATAATGTTCGCCGGATGCTGCTGGCAATGGTGGAGGATTTTCGCTGTGTGATTATCAAACTGGCAGAACGCATCGCCCACTTGCGCGAAGTGAAAGATGCCAGTGAAGATGAGCGGGTACTGGCAGCCAAAGAGTGCTCTAATATCTATGCGCCTCTTGCCAATCGTCTGGGCATTGGGCAGCTAAAATGGGAGCTGGAGGATTTTTGTTTCCGTTATTTGCATCCCGATGAGTATAAGAAAATTGCCAAATTGCTGCATGAGCGCCGGATTGATCGTGAACAATATATCGAAACCTTTGTAACGACCCTGCGCAATAGCATGCTGCAAGAAGGGATCAATGCTGAAATTTATGGGCGTCCCAAACATATCTACAGCATCTGGCGTAAAATGCAGAAAAAATCCCTGTCCTTTGATGAATTGTTTGACGTGCGGGCTGTACGGATTGTTGTTGAACGTTTGCAGGATTGCTACGCTGCATTGGGGATCGTTCATACTCACTATCGCCATTTGCCAGATGAGTTTGACGACTATGTTGCCAATCCGAAGCCTAATGGTTATCAATCCATTCATACCGTTGTTCTGGGGCCACATGGTAAAACACTGGAAATCCAGATCCGTACTCGTCAGATGCATGATGATGCCGAACTTGGCGTCGCCGCACATTGGAAATATAAAGAAGGCACTGCGGCAGGTGGCGGTAAATCCAGCAGTTATGAAAGCCGTATTGCATGGCTGCGGAAATTGATCGCATGGCAGGAAGAAATGGCGGATACCGGCGAGATGCTGGACGAAGTGCGTAGCCAGGTATTCGATGATCGCGTTTATGTCTTTACGCCAAAAGGGGATGTCATTGATTTGCCGATTGGTTCTACCCCGTTGGACTTTGCTTATCACATTCACAGTGATGTCGGTCATCGTTGTATTGGTGCCAAAATTGGCGGCCGAATCGTCCCCTTCAGCTATCAGCTTCAGATGGGGGATCAAATTGAAATCATTACCCAGAAACAACCTAACCCAAGCCGTGACTGGCTGAATCCTAATCTTGGTTATGTGACGACTAGCCGTGGGCGCGCGAAAATCCATAATTGGTTTCGTAAGCAAGATCGTGATAAGAATATCCTTGCGGGTCGCCAAATGCTGGAGAATGAGCTGACACATTTAGGTATCACGCTCAAAGAAGCAGAAAAAGAACTGATCGCCCGCTATAACGTTCATTCGTTGGAAGAAGTGCTGGCGGGGATTGGTGTCGGTGATATCCGCATTCACCAGCTAACGAATTTCCTGCAAAATAAATTCAACAAAACCACCGCAGAAGAAGAGGATCGCGAGGCGCTTCGCAATCTGGAGAACAAGGCCTATACACCGCGCAATATCAGCAGGGATAATGGCCGCGTTGTTGTCGAAGGGGTCGGCAACTTAATGCATCACATTGCCCGTTGTTGCCAGCCTATTCCCGGTGATGAGATCATTGGATTCATTACACGTGGGCGAGGGATCTCCATCCACCGGGCGGATTGTGATCAACTGGCGGAACTCGAGGCCAGTTCACCCGAGCGGATCGTGGATGCAGTATGGGGAGAGAGTTATTCGAGCGGTTATTCACTTGTGGTGCGGGTGCTCGCTAACGATCGCAGTGGATTATTGCGTGATATCACCACCATCCTGGCCAATGAAAAAGTCAATGTGTTGGGTGTCAGCAGCCGCAGTGATGTTAAGCAACAGCTCGCAACCATCGATATGGATATTGAGATTTACAACCTGCAAGTGCTTGGGCGGGTATTGGCGAAACTCAATCAGTTACCGGATGTGATTGAAGCCAGACGTCTGCACGGTCATTGA
- the mazG gene encoding nucleoside triphosphate pyrophosphohydrolase: MDKMKPISIERLKGIMAQLRHPQNGCPWDKAQTSATIAPYTLEETYEVLDAIERNDTNALKEELGDLLFHIVFYAQMAQEQQQFDFDDICETVCDKLERRHPHIFNQQAGISNEEAIASWEQRKAAERAEKDQHSVLDDIPASLPALMKAYKIQKRCASVGFDWDTLGPVLDKVYEEIDEVMDEAKQAVVDNERLEEEIGDLLFSVVNLSRHLGHKPEVALQKACQKFENRFRHVEKLIQDKGLSLETATLDDMEAMWQRVKNQKA, from the coding sequence ATGGATAAGATGAAACCTATTTCGATTGAACGATTGAAGGGGATAATGGCGCAGTTGCGCCATCCCCAGAACGGCTGCCCTTGGGACAAAGCACAAACCTCCGCGACGATTGCACCTTATACGCTGGAAGAAACCTATGAAGTTCTTGATGCGATTGAACGCAATGATACCAATGCCTTGAAAGAAGAATTGGGCGATTTGCTGTTTCATATCGTGTTTTATGCCCAGATGGCGCAAGAACAGCAACAATTTGATTTTGATGATATTTGTGAAACAGTGTGCGACAAGCTGGAACGCCGCCATCCCCATATCTTCAATCAACAAGCCGGTATCAGCAACGAAGAAGCAATAGCAAGCTGGGAACAGCGTAAGGCCGCAGAAAGGGCTGAGAAAGATCAACATTCGGTGCTGGATGATATTCCTGCCAGTCTGCCGGCGCTGATGAAAGCGTATAAAATCCAGAAGCGCTGTGCTTCGGTAGGCTTTGATTGGGATACATTGGGCCCGGTGCTGGACAAAGTTTACGAAGAAATTGATGAAGTGATGGATGAAGCAAAGCAAGCTGTGGTTGATAACGAACGGCTGGAAGAAGAGATCGGTGATTTGCTGTTTTCGGTGGTGAATCTATCCCGTCATTTGGGGCATAAACCGGAAGTGGCATTACAGAAAGCCTGTCAGAAATTCGAAAATCGTTTTCGGCACGTCGAAAAATTGATTCAAGACAAAGGATTATCATTGGAAACTGCAACACTGGACGACATGGAAGCAATGTGGCAACGGGTGAAAAATCAGAAAGCGTAG
- the pyrG gene encoding glutamine hydrolyzing CTP synthase, with translation MKTNYIFVTGGVVSSLGKGIAAASLAAILEARGLNVTIMKLDPYINVDPGTMSPTQHGEVFVTEDGAETDLDLGHYERFIRTKMTRRNNFTTGRVYSEVLRKERRGDYLGATIQVIPHITNEIKDRIIRGAEGHDVVLVEIGGTVGDIESLPFLEAIRQMAVEVGRENTLFMHLTLVPYMAAAGEVKTKPTQHSVKELLSIGIQPDVLICRSDRAIPANERAKIALFCNVPEKAVISLKDVDSIYKIPGLLKSQGLDDYICKRFSLECPEADLSEWEQVIYEEANPSGEVTIGMVGKYVELPDAYKSVIEALKHGGLKSRLTVNIKLIDSQDVETRGVDVLKDLDAILVPGGFGGRGIEGKIMTARYARENKIPYLGICLGMQVALIEFARNVAGMAGANSTEFAPECQLPVVGLITEWRDEDGNLEVRSEESDLGGTMRVGGQLCHLTENSLVRNLYGQSDIVERHRHRYEVNNLLLKRIEEAGLRVAGRSIDNKLVEIIENPAHPWFVACQFHPEFTSTPRDGHPLFAGFVEAASKYQKGQLK, from the coding sequence ATGAAAACTAATTATATTTTTGTGACCGGCGGGGTCGTATCCTCTCTGGGTAAAGGCATTGCCGCAGCCTCTTTGGCGGCTATACTCGAAGCCCGTGGACTCAATGTTACCATTATGAAACTGGACCCGTATATTAACGTCGATCCAGGCACAATGAGCCCAACCCAACACGGGGAAGTTTTCGTTACCGAAGACGGCGCTGAAACTGATCTCGATTTAGGTCATTACGAACGTTTCATCCGAACCAAAATGACACGTCGCAATAATTTCACGACAGGTCGTGTCTATTCTGAAGTCCTGCGCAAAGAACGCCGTGGCGATTATTTAGGCGCCACCATTCAGGTCATTCCTCATATCACCAATGAAATCAAAGATCGTATTATCCGTGGTGCAGAAGGCCACGATGTTGTCTTGGTGGAAATCGGTGGCACCGTCGGTGATATCGAATCCCTGCCATTCCTCGAAGCTATTCGTCAGATGGCGGTGGAAGTAGGCCGTGAAAACACCCTGTTTATGCACTTGACTTTAGTGCCTTATATGGCTGCTGCGGGTGAAGTGAAAACGAAGCCGACCCAGCATTCGGTGAAAGAATTACTGTCCATTGGGATTCAGCCAGATGTGTTAATTTGCCGTTCAGACCGCGCGATCCCTGCCAATGAACGAGCAAAAATTGCGCTTTTCTGTAATGTGCCAGAGAAAGCGGTTATCTCCTTAAAAGATGTTGATTCCATTTATAAAATCCCAGGCCTCTTGAAATCTCAGGGCTTAGATGATTATATTTGTAAACGATTCAGCCTCGAATGCCCTGAAGCGGATCTGTCCGAATGGGAACAGGTCATTTATGAAGAAGCGAATCCATCCGGTGAAGTTACCATTGGGATGGTGGGTAAGTATGTTGAATTGCCAGATGCTTATAAATCAGTGATTGAAGCACTCAAACATGGTGGGCTGAAAAGTCGCCTGACGGTCAATATCAAGCTGATTGATTCGCAAGATGTTGAAACTCGTGGTGTTGATGTACTGAAAGATCTGGACGCAATTTTGGTTCCCGGTGGTTTTGGTGGCCGTGGTATCGAAGGCAAAATCATGACAGCACGTTATGCCCGTGAGAACAAGATCCCCTATTTGGGAATCTGTCTGGGCATGCAGGTTGCCCTGATTGAATTTGCTCGCAATGTTGCGGGTATGGCAGGGGCTAACTCGACTGAATTTGCACCTGAGTGTCAGTTACCGGTTGTTGGTCTGATCACCGAATGGCGTGATGAGGACGGCAACTTAGAAGTCCGTAGCGAAGAGAGCGATCTCGGCGGAACGATGCGCGTTGGTGGTCAGTTGTGCCATTTAACGGAAAATAGTCTGGTACGTAATCTTTATGGCCAGAGTGACATTGTTGAGCGTCACCGTCATCGTTATGAAGTGAATAATTTATTGTTGAAACGTATTGAAGAGGCCGGTTTGCGCGTTGCGGGTCGTTCAATCGATAATAAGCTGGTGGAAATCATTGAGAACCCTGCACACCCATGGTTTGTCGCGTGTCAGTTCCACCCGGAATTCACTTCAACGCCTCGTGATGGTCATCCGTTATTTGCCGGCTTTGTTGAAGCCGCAAGCAAATATCAGAAAGGCCAGTTGAAATAA